In Nostoc piscinale CENA21, the genomic stretch CGCTTGCACTTGGTTGATTTAGATGGAGCAAAAGCAGGTAAAGTAGTAAATTTGAAAGCAATTGAAGCGATCGCTCAAGCCATATCAGTACCAATTGAAATCGGTGGAGGATTACGCGATCGCTCTAGTGTGCAGCAAGTGTTTAACTTGGGTGTACAATGGGCAATCTTGGGAACTGTCGCAGTCGAACAACCACAGCTAGTCCAAGAACTCTGCCAAGAATTTCCCCAACAAATTATCATCGGTATTGATGCGCGAAATGGGAAAGTAGCCACCCGTGGTTGGTTAGAAACCTCGGAAGTTTTAGCTACCCAACTCGCGGTGCGAATGCAAGAATTAGGTGCAGCAGCCATCATCTATACTGATATTCACCGTGATGGTACTCTTAGTGGCCCCAACATTGAAGCATTACGCGAACTCGCCGATGCGATTTCCATCCCGGTAATTGCTTCTGGTGGTGTGAGTTCGGTAACTGATTTGTTGAGTTTATTAGCCTTAGAACCACAAGGTGTCACAGGTGCAATTGTGGGACGCGCTTTGTATACTGGCGATATTTTACTCAAAGAAGCACTACGAGCGATCGGCCCAGGACGCATTCAAGATATACCACCAAATCTTGGCTTTTCTTCCTTTGCTTAAAAATAGCTGGATGCAAAATCGCAGCTAAACACACTCATACTAAGTTGCTTTCAAAACATAGTCTTCCTATTCCCCACCCCAGTAGAGACGTTGTATACAACGTCTCTACAACTTGATATCAGGTTATATGTGTTGAACCGCGTATAAAATCAAGGGTTTTGTCTGTGTAGCCGTGACTTCAGTCGCCTCCGTGCAAGATGTGAATTATGGGAAACACATCTTCTAAGAAGCTGAAGATTGTAATTGTTCTAATCTTGCTAGCACTTCTTGACTGTGAACCGAGGGATTAACTTTGACAAACGTCTCGCGCAAGATACCTTCTGGGTCAATAATAAAGCTGTGGCGCATCGACACAAAACCAATCCAAGAACCATAATCTTTGCTAACTGCGCCAGTTGTATCAGCTAAAAGTGGAAATTTTAATCCCTCAGAATCGCAAAATTCAGCATGAGAATCGACATCATCAGCACTCACGCCAATTATTTGCGTATTTTTTGCCAAATATTTAGGTAAGTCTTGCTGAAAACGCCGCGCCTCAATTGTGCAACCAGAGGTAAAGTCTTTGGGATAAAAGTAAAGTACTACCCACTTACCACGCAAATCAGTCAGAGAGATTTTGCCGTCGCCTGTATTTGTGGGCAATGTAAACTCTGGTGCAGGTTGATTTACTGCTGGTAGTTTACCACCCAGCGCGTTAGCCGCAGGTGAAAAGTTGAGCCAACAAATGAGAGTAAAACAGCTGGCAAATAATAGACTCAAAAAATTGCGCCGCGAAATCATGGTGCAAACTATAATTACAACTTTACATAAGTTTACCTCTGTAAGTACCTAGCCCCAACGAATGGAATTCGCGGCTATAAAAACGTAGACGCGCAAGCGGCTTCCCGCAGGGTAGTCCGCCTACGCGGACTAAAAGAAAATTAAGGGTTTTGTCTGTGTAGCCGCGACTTCAGTCGCTAGGTGCAAGATGTGAATTCTCTTCATCAGTCTGCACTGTTCCCTGTTCCTTGTTCTCTGTTCCCTGGATCTGACTCAGATTCGCTAGAGGGATCTGTGCTTTCGATATATTGGCTATCGAGAAGAAAAGCACCTCTGGTAAAGCGAATACCCCAATAACCTCCCGGACGGCGGTCAAGAACTATACCTTCTTCACCCAAATGGATAACATCTGGTGGACGTAACATTGGCATGGGATCGGCGGTTTTGACGTAGGGTGGTAGCGCCACAACTCGGACTTTGCTACCAATAGCAAATTCTTTGGTCATATAAAAAAAGCTAGAAGTTTGATTAACTCCTAACTTTATCCTAAAGGTGTTGCCAATTTTGTTATTAGTCGGGAAGGAAATTAGGGAATGCGAAAGGAGATAGAACGTCTCTCCTCTCGCCATCTTCTGCAAGGAAGCCTGAGTCAGTCAAAAATCAAAAGTTAAAAATTTATTTGCTAACAGAAAATATTGCTTGTACTTCAGTTAGTGGTAAGTGCCAAACTAATTCAGGTTGCCAAGTATCTGGGTCAAAGTTGGAGTGACGACCGCGCTGATATGCTTGCCATAATCTTTGCCAAGTAAATTCTTGACGAGAATCCAGATTTTTATAAATAACTCTTAATAGTCCTAAGCCTAATAGAACATTAAATACGCCGAATTTTGCGCCTAATAAAAATGCTTGTACTTCTGCTTCGCCTGTGGGGTCTGCACCGTACCCAGTGAGGACGTGAACGCCATCATGAAGTTGTTTGCGGCGAATACCTGTAGTGAAAGGTTTGAGGTTGTGTGCATCGAGGAAATCAACCCAAGCTTGACCAAAACTGCCAGCAGGTAGCGATCGCAATTTTTCTAGATAAACAATTTGTGGCACATTTTTGCCGCGTGCTTCTGTAATGCGATCGAGTTTGTCTAAAAATTGTTGGATAGGAGGCGTAGATTTGGAGGAAGCAATATCAGTTTGCATAATTTTGAGATTAAAAGATTGATGGGGTGGGAGAATAATGCCCACCCTGGCTAAATAACTAGTACAACAAGGCAAAAGTAAAAAGTGAGCCAGTGCGGTGGACGGGTTCCCCGGCATAAAAGAGACAGTGCCGTGGTGAAGCAGTCCGGTCTTGGGGGTTTCCCCCAGGAGGAACTGCTGAAAGGGTCTCCCGACTTGAGGCAACTGTCGTCAACTGGCGTTAGCGCAGCGTTAACGACGCAGGAGCGTCACTCGCAAGAGTCAAAAGGAAAAAGTAAGAATATTGATACCACAAGCCTTTTAGCAATTTCTTATGGTCTGTTTATTTACGCCGTGCTGTACTAGTCGTGTTTTCAAGGCTGAATTGCCAGAATTAGGTATTAGGTTGGCGGCGTTGTTGACGGCGTTCTTTACCTTCTTGACGTAATTGCTGAAGTTTGGTTTTTTGTTCGGGAGTCAAAACAGCTTCAATTTGTTGTTTGGAAGATTCACGTATTTGCCGAATTTGGGTTTTTTGCGCTTCTGTTAAATTCAAATCAGCAAACTTCTTACCACCTCGACGGCCGACACGCTGTCCTGGATTTGCTTGTCTTTCGGCGCGGCGTGCTTCCATTGCTGCTTTGATTTTGGCTTTTTGTTCTGGAGTGAAAACATTTTCAATTTGAGTGCGGGTGTTGCGTTGAATTTGCTCAATTTGGCTCTTTTGCGCGTCAGTTAGACCTAATTCTGCCCAAGGGCCTTTTTTACCTTGCCAGCGGCCTTGTCCTTCTGCTTGGGCTACTAACAGAGGAGAATGAGAGAAGGCTTGAGCTTTCACCGCTAAGGAAGTTGTTGTCAGAGTCAGAGCGATCGCACCAGCAATGAATGATAATGATTTGAGTTTCATTTTGTACCTTGTTTTCTGTTCCGTTTGAGGATGCCATCATCATAGGAATTTACGCTTATTCATCACATGAGGAGAAAGTCATGTTTAGACCCATGACTTTAGTCATGCTTTATTTTTCTGCTATTTGAGTAACAATAATTAGTAAATTCAAGTGACAACAAAAGGCGGGATTAAGTATAATCTCGCCATTTTCTAGTAACACTCTAAATCTCATATTGCTATGAATCAAACTATTCAAATTCACAATCATCCCTTTCGGTTTTTACTGTATTTAGAATGGATATTGCTCACTCTTGCCATTTCATCATCTACTTTTCCTGAATCTTCACCGCGTTTTGCTAGTCACGCCAATCAATTTCCTGAACTGACCATTGGCTGTTTGATTATTTTTGGTGTTATGGGTTTAAGAATCCCCACAGGTAAACCGATCAATAAAATAATTTATACAGCGATTGAAATTTTATTATTATTTATTACGGGGATGTTTGGTGGGCGAGTGGCGCGATTGTTTCCATTCATTTATCTGATTTTAGTAACCCGTAGTTGTTTAATTTTTCAACTATCAGGGCGTTTAGTTGTGACGGGTTTATCTTTTGGTTTATTTTTAATTACCTTAAATTCCCGCTTACCCAAGGCTTTACCACCACAAGCCCAAGAGCGGTTTCGGTTTATTACATTCAATACAGCATTATTATTTGGGTTAAGTTTGGTTTTCGTTTTATTATTAATGAATACAGTTTTAGCTGAACGACAGAGTCGAGAAAAACTGGCGATCGCTAATGATAAACTCCGCCAATATGCTTTGCGAATTGAGAATCAAGCCACCCTAGAAGAACGTACACGCATCGCACGGGAAATTCATGATTCTTTGGGACATTCTTTAACTGCTTTAAATTTACAATTAGAAACCGCTTTAAAATTATGGAATGCCAACCCAGAAAAAGCTCAAACATTTTTAGCTAGAGCCAAAGAATTAGGTTCTAAAGCTTTAAAAGATGTGCGCCAGTCAGTTTCGACTATGCGGGCTAATCCCTTGCAAGAAAAAACTTTAGAACAGGCAATATCTGTACTTTTAGAGGACTTTCATCGCGCTAATGGTATTAGTCCAAGTTGTTTTATTAATTTAGATTATCCTCCGCCAACAGATATTAATATTGCCTTATATCGGATTATTCAAGAATCATTAACGAACATTTCTAAACATGCACAAGCAACAGAAGTAATTATCGCCCTCACTAGTAATAAAAATAGTTTACGGTTGATGGTGCAAGATAATGGCAGAGGGTTTGATATTCAGCAAAATACCACTGGTTTTGGCTTACAAAGTATGCGCGATCGCACCTTAGCATTGGGTGGAGAATTCAATATTCATACTAGTCCCAATTTTGGCTGTCAAATTACCGTCGATATTCCTTTATTGAGTTTAATGCCATGATTAAAGTATTATTAGTAGATGACCAAAACTTAATCCGCCAAGGACTAAAAGAATTACTAAAATTGGAAGCGGATTTAGAAATTATTGGCGAAGCCGAAAATGGTAAAATTGCTGTGGAATTAGCAGCAAAATTACAACCAGATGTGGTATTAATGGATATTAGAATGCCCATTATGGATGGCGTGGCAGCTACTAAAGAAATTCATCAACATTATGAGAATATTAAAATTTTAGTTCTTACTACCTTTGATAATGATGAATATGTTTCGGCTGCATTACAACACGGTGCTATGGGTTATTTACTCAAAGATACACCCTCAGAAGAATTAGCTGTGGCAATTCGCGCTGTTCATAAAGGTTATACTCAATTGGGGCCAGGAATTGTGCAGAAACTATTAAATCAATTTCCGCATGGTATCCCCACACCATCAGAACCCGTACCACCGAGTTTAACTGAACTCACACCCAGAGAAAAAGAAGTTTTAAAGTTAATTGCGACAGGTGCGAGTAACCGCGAAATTGCCCAAGAATTATATATTTCCGAAGGGACGGTGAAAAATCACGTCACGAATATTTTGAATCGCTTGAGTTTGCGCGATCGCACCCAGGCTGCTATCATCGCTAATACCTTTTTATCTTATTTAAATGAGTCTGATTAACTCTCGATTCATCTCAAAATTATGGCTGTCGCAGCGCCGACATTACTTGTGGCGTGACATCTTTACCACCTTGCAAATTTGTCACCACAGATTGAATTGTATAGATAATGCCCCAAGGTATACCCCACCAGCCTAGAAATAAAGACATCACAGTAAATTTTAAGCTTTTTTTTCAGAGTATTTTCCCCAGATTTAATAAAATAGATATTAGAGCTACGTTTAAATGTTAAAATTACTATCGAAAAGCAATAAAGAAAAACAACAAATTTAGCACCGTTAGCTAACTCTTGATTGACTTCTGCTACTGTTAATCCGTCTAAACCAATTATTTTTGACATTTAGCACCTGATATTATTACGAGAATTAACTCTGTATAAATAAAGCCAAACATTCATCTTTTAACACACCCTTTGTCACTTTGATATTTCTAAAAGACTTGGCTATTATTTCTTCGCAAAAAACATGAATCTGTGACTGGTGTATCGAGACTAAATCTTGAATGGAAACACCATAGATAATTTCTGATATACCTGTCCACACACAAGCTGTTGCACACATCGGACAAGGTTCGCAAGTCGTATATATGCTGTAACCTTCTAAAGAAGGATTTTTGAGTTTAGTTGTTAATTTGCGAATCACATTTATTTCTGCATGTGCAGATGGGTCACTATCTGTTTGTACAGTATTATATGCTACTTCAACAACTTCGTCATCCTTGACAATTACTGCACCATAAGGCCAATCACCTTTTTTGGCAGCTTCCAGAGCTAAACGCATAAAATATTCTTGGTTCATTGTTGTTATTACTAGTGAAAAATCAGGCTCAATCATATTCCATATAGATGAAATTTCAGTAAAAGTTTTAAAGGTCGAATAAATATGTTAATAAGTAGAGAAAAAACAGAATTTTACTTAACAGACTTGGAAACACCTACTGGAAAATTTATCAATCTGACAATTGCGGCTTTAGTGCTAATTTCGTCAGGAATTTTTGTTGCCCAAACTTATAATATTCCTTATAATATTAGATTGCAGCTTGATTTTATAGATACTGCTATCCTGGTAATTTTTGCGGTAGAGTATATAATTCGCCTCTGGAGTGCTGAAAACAAGCTGAAGTATGTTTTTAGTTTTTATGCCATTTTAGATTTAATGGCGATATTGCCATTTTTCTTAGGCGCAGTAGATATCAGCTTTATTCGCCTCCTGAGATGGTTTCGGATTTTAAGATTAATTAGGTTTATTGATCAGAAGTTTTTGTTTGCCAGTGTCAGCAGTGAAGATAGTTTAATCTTCGTGCGGATATTGTTTACATTATTTGCAATTATTTTTATTTATTCGGGGTTAATTTATCAAGTTGAACATCCAGTAAACCCCCAAGTTTACACTACATTTTTGGATGCGTTTTATTTTTCTGTTGTCACGATGACGACTGTCGGGTTTGGAGATGTCACACCAATTTCCGAAGCGGGAAGGCTGTTGACAGTGTTAATGATTTTAACAGGTGTCACCTTAATTCCTTGGCAAGTGGGAGATTTAATTAAGCGGTTGGTAAAAAATGCTAATCAAGTAGAAACGGTGTGTTCCGTCTGTGGGTTAGCTTTTCATGATTTAGATGCGGCTTTTTGTAAAAGATGTGGAACAAAATTGAGAATTAAAAGTGGCGAGTAAAATTACAATTTTCCTAAATTTTCTGGTTCCTGCGTATATTTTATGGAGAGTTAATAGAAAAGTGCCAGTTTAATACTCTGTCATACTTAATATATTAGGATTGAGAAAAAGATTATACGAAAACTTTCCATATAACCAATAGTTATTTGGCTGAAATGCACGAAGAACCGACCAGACTGAATTTACTTGTACTACGTTCATCCGATATTGATCGAGCCATGACCTTCTACGTAACGGTTGGGTTAACATTTGTTCGCCATTCGCACGGTAAGGGTTCCGAACACTTCGCTTGTTTGATCGATGGTTTAACATTTGAAATCTATCCGCAGCGTACCGCAGATGACTCGACTGCAAATACTCGATTTGGATTCACTGTCGCGAATGTTGACGGGATTGTTGAGGAACTACGAAAGATTGCTGCCATAATCGTGTCAGAACCCATAGAATCAGAATGGGGACGGCGGGCGGTCGTCAGAGATTTCGATGGACACACGGTTGAACTAATCTCGACTTAACCACTAACTGCACTCTACGATAGACGCAATACGGCGGATCAAGACACCAGGATGGCCAAATAAAAAAACATTGTACCGAAGCCGCCTATGATGCTTTGTGGCATGGTGAAAGTTGGCTTTAAGCTTCCAGTTGGAGAGGAGTATTTTATGGAAGCAAGGCTTGTATATCGACAGGACTTACGCAACTGGCACGTTGAATTATTTTAGGTTTAGATGGTTATAAACTGGCGAAAGTTCTTGCGGTAGTGGCTGCGGTGGTGGCTAAAACTGAGTGTGATATAATACATTTCAGAGTTGAAAAAGCGAGATGAATTAAACAACCGCTACCGAGATTTTGACAATTAATTGTTCCTAACTTTAGGCATTTCCTAACAAGGAGTAAAAGTAATGGATACATTACTGCATAATTTTATTGCAGATATGTATGGGCCGAACTTTCTGCTATTGTATGGTATTGTTATTGCCGCAACTTTGTTATTGTGTGAGCGTTTAGTCCAAGATCCAACAAAAAATCAGCCTTTACCCTTAATTCCGGCTGAACCAGATCCTTACAAAATCGCTTACTTGCGTTCTCAAGCCACAGGAATTGCTCATTTAGTATTATTCAACTTGATTCAGCAGGGTTATTTGCAAGTCAGCGAACAGACTATCAGTAAAGCATCTAACCATCCTGACATCTCAAATTTACAACTAGTCGAACGGCAAGTTTTTGAGAAAATTTCTGAACCTGCTACAGCTAAAACATCTCTGTGGTTAGCGACTCAGTGTGTACAGTTATTCTGCAATTCTTATCAAGAAAAGTTGTGTGATGAACAACTGCTGTATGGTGCGAAGTGGCAAGAATGGAATATTAAAGTCGGCTTGGTTGGTGCGATGCTAATTTTTGGCTTGGGTGGCTATAAGTTGCTGATAGCTTTGGGTAAGGGACGCTATAACGTTGGTTTTTTGATAATTATGGGTGTGTCGTCCATTATTTATCTGCTGTGGTATGTGAGTCAGCACAAGTTTCTCAGCCATTTGGGAAAAAGGTATCTGCAACAACTGCAAACCACCTTCAACAAACTGCGCGAAACTTCTATTGTCAACAACAACTTACTAGTATTAGCACTATTTGGTGTTGAGTCTTTGGCTGGAACTGCCTACGATGCTTACTATAAAGCGTTCTTTCCGCCAGTTTATTCTACGAGAAGTAGCCGCAGTAGTTCGTCTAGTAGTTCATGTAGTAGTGGTAGTTCCTGCGGTAGTTCTTGCAGTAGCGGGAGTTCCTGCGGTAGTTCTTGCGGTGGTGGTTGTGGTGGTGGCTGTGGTGGTTGTGGTGGTTAGAGAAAATGTTAACTAAACCTGTACCAAGCACAGTTATAAAATCGCTAATACTCAAGTTATTCATTATCTTACTGGTAATTTGTTTAGTGGTGGCGATCGCTAACATCATCACAGACATGAATAACGTTGATTTTCTGCGATTTTATGGTGCTGTTGTCATCATCACGGCGTTAGTTGGTCGCTGGTTTATGCAAGATCATACGAGAAATCAACCTTTACCCCTCATTCCCTCTGAACCAGATCCTTATAAAATCGCTTACTTGCGTTCTCAAGAAATGGGAGTAGCAAAGGTAGCAGTGATGGACTTGTCACAGCGCGGTTATTTACAAATCACGGAAGACTCTATCCAACAAGCAGAAAATCATCCTGATGTATCTCTGCTAACAACCATACAACGTGAAGCATTTGATTGGTTCACTACACCAACAACACCAAGAACATCTGGATGGTTATTAGCTAGAAAATTGCAGCCGCACTGCACAGTTTATCAACAGCAATTACAAAATGAACAACTACTAACTTCTGAACAAATGCAAGTCCGAAAAGAGTTAGTTAGTTTTATCGGGATTTCTATCATTCTGATGCTAGGTGGCTTTAAATTGGTAGTAGCGTTATTAGATGATTCCCATAATGTCGCTTATCTCATCATTGTGGGAATATTTTCGGTTTATTTTCTCCATAGTCTCTCTCAAATACCTCGTCTTAGCACGCTGGGGAAAAATTACCTCAAACAACTCGAAACCACATTTGGACAATTAAAACCGAAAATTCAAGCTGATATCCCAGAAGTAACCTTCGCGCAGTTAAGACAAAAAGTAGAAATTGGTATTCCTTCGGAATTGGAATACAAATTGGCTGTCGCACTTTATGGCTTTGAGTTACTCGCTGGAAGTCGCTACGACAGATATCAAAATATTTTTGTACCTGTGATAAATACCGCCAGTAGACAAAATAGTAGTTCTGGTGGCTGTGGCGGTGGTGGTTGTAGTGGTGGTTGTAGCGGTTCCTGCTGTGGTGGTGGTTGTGGCGGTTGTGGTGGAGACTAAAAAATGATGTTATCTCAACTTCCTACTTTGGGTGTCGGGTTGGGTTTTCGAGAACCATTCAAAAGTGATTTGTTTCTCAACCGTCAACAAGTGGACTTTCTGGAAATTGTGGCGGAACATTATCTGGATGCACCAGTACAAAAACAACAAGAGTTAGAAATACTGGCTGCACATTTTCCGATAATTCCCCACGCCATTAATTTGTCGCTGGGTAGTGCAGAAGGTGTAGATACAGATTATTTACGCAAACTTGCTGCACTCATTCAACAACTTAACCCGCCTTGGTGGAGTGAACATATTTGTTTTACCAAAGCTGGCGGTGTGGATATTGGGCATTTATCACCCTTACCTTACACCAAAGAGGCGGTAGATATACTCTGTCGCAATATTGCCGAAGTGCGGCGCTTTGTTGATGTGCCGTTAATTCTGGAAAATATTACCTATATGGTAAAACTTCCTGGTGCAGAGATGACCGAAGCTCAATTTTTGGCGGAAGTGGTAGAACGTGCTGACTGTGGTTTGCTGTTGGATGTGACGAATTTACATACCAATGCAGTGAATTATGGTTATGATGTGCATGATTTTCTCAATGATTTACCTTGGGAACGTGTTGTGCAGTTGCATTTCGTCGGCGGACATTGGCATGATGGGGTATTAATTGATAGTCATTCCCAGTCAACTCCTGCGGAAGTTTGGCAAATAATGGCGGAAGTGGTAGCCCGTATTCCCGTGAAAGGGATAGTGTTAGAACGGGATGAAAATTTACCTCCGTTTACAGAAATAGTCCAAGA encodes the following:
- a CDS encoding ubiquinone biosynthesis protein COQ4, translated to MPGNPSTALAHFLLLPCCTSYLARVGIILPPHQSFNLKIMQTDIASSKSTPPIQQFLDKLDRITEARGKNVPQIVYLEKLRSLPAGSFGQAWVDFLDAHNLKPFTTGIRRKQLHDGVHVLTGYGADPTGEAEVQAFLLGAKFGVFNVLLGLGLLRVIYKNLDSRQEFTWQRLWQAYQRGRHSNFDPDTWQPELVWHLPLTEVQAIFSVSK
- a CDS encoding Spy/CpxP family protein refolding chaperone; the encoded protein is MKLKSLSFIAGAIALTLTTTSLAVKAQAFSHSPLLVAQAEGQGRWQGKKGPWAELGLTDAQKSQIEQIQRNTRTQIENVFTPEQKAKIKAAMEARRAERQANPGQRVGRRGGKKFADLNLTEAQKTQIRQIRESSKQQIEAVLTPEQKTKLQQLRQEGKERRQQRRQPNT
- a CDS encoding VOC family protein, with product MHEEPTRLNLLVLRSSDIDRAMTFYVTVGLTFVRHSHGKGSEHFACLIDGLTFEIYPQRTADDSTANTRFGFTVANVDGIVEELRKIAAIIVSEPIESEWGRRAVVRDFDGHTVELIST
- a CDS encoding DUF692 domain-containing protein; protein product: MMLSQLPTLGVGLGFREPFKSDLFLNRQQVDFLEIVAEHYLDAPVQKQQELEILAAHFPIIPHAINLSLGSAEGVDTDYLRKLAALIQQLNPPWWSEHICFTKAGGVDIGHLSPLPYTKEAVDILCRNIAEVRRFVDVPLILENITYMVKLPGAEMTEAQFLAEVVERADCGLLLDVTNLHTNAVNYGYDVHDFLNDLPWERVVQLHFVGGHWHDGVLIDSHSQSTPAEVWQIMAEVVARIPVKGIVLERDENLPPFTEIVQELQTAREILIPSCWGGSGE
- the hisA gene encoding 1-(5-phosphoribosyl)-5-[(5-phosphoribosylamino)methylideneamino]imidazole-4-carboxamide isomerase, whose product is MDVIPAIDLLEGRCVRLYQGDYEKSQVFSENPVDVAKQWVDQGATRLHLVDLDGAKAGKVVNLKAIEAIAQAISVPIEIGGGLRDRSSVQQVFNLGVQWAILGTVAVEQPQLVQELCQEFPQQIIIGIDARNGKVATRGWLETSEVLATQLAVRMQELGAAAIIYTDIHRDGTLSGPNIEALRELADAISIPVIASGGVSSVTDLLSLLALEPQGVTGAIVGRALYTGDILLKEALRAIGPGRIQDIPPNLGFSSFA
- a CDS encoding sensor histidine kinase is translated as MNQTIQIHNHPFRFLLYLEWILLTLAISSSTFPESSPRFASHANQFPELTIGCLIIFGVMGLRIPTGKPINKIIYTAIEILLLFITGMFGGRVARLFPFIYLILVTRSCLIFQLSGRLVVTGLSFGLFLITLNSRLPKALPPQAQERFRFITFNTALLFGLSLVFVLLLMNTVLAERQSREKLAIANDKLRQYALRIENQATLEERTRIAREIHDSLGHSLTALNLQLETALKLWNANPEKAQTFLARAKELGSKALKDVRQSVSTMRANPLQEKTLEQAISVLLEDFHRANGISPSCFINLDYPPPTDINIALYRIIQESLTNISKHAQATEVIIALTSNKNSLRLMVQDNGRGFDIQQNTTGFGLQSMRDRTLALGGEFNIHTSPNFGCQITVDIPLLSLMP
- a CDS encoding TIGR04222 domain-containing membrane protein gives rise to the protein MRWWLWWWLWWLWWLEKMLTKPVPSTVIKSLILKLFIILLVICLVVAIANIITDMNNVDFLRFYGAVVIITALVGRWFMQDHTRNQPLPLIPSEPDPYKIAYLRSQEMGVAKVAVMDLSQRGYLQITEDSIQQAENHPDVSLLTTIQREAFDWFTTPTTPRTSGWLLARKLQPHCTVYQQQLQNEQLLTSEQMQVRKELVSFIGISIILMLGGFKLVVALLDDSHNVAYLIIVGIFSVYFLHSLSQIPRLSTLGKNYLKQLETTFGQLKPKIQADIPEVTFAQLRQKVEIGIPSELEYKLAVALYGFELLAGSRYDRYQNIFVPVINTASRQNSSSGGCGGGGCSGGCSGSCCGGGCGGCGGD
- a CDS encoding nucleoside deaminase, with the protein product MNQEYFMRLALEAAKKGDWPYGAVIVKDDEVVEVAYNTVQTDSDPSAHAEINVIRKLTTKLKNPSLEGYSIYTTCEPCPMCATACVWTGISEIIYGVSIQDLVSIHQSQIHVFCEEIIAKSFRNIKVTKGVLKDECLALFIQS
- a CDS encoding peroxiredoxin; amino-acid sequence: MISRRNFLSLLFASCFTLICWLNFSPAANALGGKLPAVNQPAPEFTLPTNTGDGKISLTDLRGKWVVLYFYPKDFTSGCTIEARRFQQDLPKYLAKNTQIIGVSADDVDSHAEFCDSEGLKFPLLADTTGAVSKDYGSWIGFVSMRHSFIIDPEGILRETFVKVNPSVHSQEVLARLEQLQSSAS
- a CDS encoding ion transporter, with the translated sequence MLISREKTEFYLTDLETPTGKFINLTIAALVLISSGIFVAQTYNIPYNIRLQLDFIDTAILVIFAVEYIIRLWSAENKLKYVFSFYAILDLMAILPFFLGAVDISFIRLLRWFRILRLIRFIDQKFLFASVSSEDSLIFVRILFTLFAIIFIYSGLIYQVEHPVNPQVYTTFLDAFYFSVVTMTTVGFGDVTPISEAGRLLTVLMILTGVTLIPWQVGDLIKRLVKNANQVETVCSVCGLAFHDLDAAFCKRCGTKLRIKSGE
- a CDS encoding response regulator, which translates into the protein MIKVLLVDDQNLIRQGLKELLKLEADLEIIGEAENGKIAVELAAKLQPDVVLMDIRMPIMDGVAATKEIHQHYENIKILVLTTFDNDEYVSAALQHGAMGYLLKDTPSEELAVAIRAVHKGYTQLGPGIVQKLLNQFPHGIPTPSEPVPPSLTELTPREKEVLKLIATGASNREIAQELYISEGTVKNHVTNILNRLSLRDRTQAAIIANTFLSYLNESD
- a CDS encoding TIGR04222 domain-containing membrane protein translates to MDTLLHNFIADMYGPNFLLLYGIVIAATLLLCERLVQDPTKNQPLPLIPAEPDPYKIAYLRSQATGIAHLVLFNLIQQGYLQVSEQTISKASNHPDISNLQLVERQVFEKISEPATAKTSLWLATQCVQLFCNSYQEKLCDEQLLYGAKWQEWNIKVGLVGAMLIFGLGGYKLLIALGKGRYNVGFLIIMGVSSIIYLLWYVSQHKFLSHLGKRYLQQLQTTFNKLRETSIVNNNLLVLALFGVESLAGTAYDAYYKAFFPPVYSTRSSRSSSSSSSCSSGSSCGSSCSSGSSCGSSCGGGCGGGCGGCGG
- the sipA gene encoding regulatory protein SipA codes for the protein MTKEFAIGSKVRVVALPPYVKTADPMPMLRPPDVIHLGEEGIVLDRRPGGYWGIRFTRGAFLLDSQYIESTDPSSESESDPGNREQGTGNSAD